The following nucleotide sequence is from Pseudomonas putida S13.1.2.
CCTACCAGACCGACCTTGAGGTAGCCGGCCGCGCGCATGTTGTTCATCACTTCCATCAGGTCGCCGTAATCCACGCCTTTGTCAGCCTGGAAGAAGATGGTGGTTTCCTTGTCACCCTTGGTCTTGGCGTCGAGCATCGGGCCAAGCTGGTCGGGCGCAGCAACCTGATCATCGCCGACGTACAGCTTCTGGTCGGCCTTGACGCTGACGAACACCGGTTTCTCGGGCCTCGGCGCCGGTTTGGCGGTAGAGGCCGGCAGGTCGACCTTGATGTCGACCGTGGCCAGGGGGGCAGCGACCATGAAGATGATCAGCAGCACCAACATCACGTCGATGAACGGCGTAACGTTGATTTCGTGGTTTTCGGCGAGGTCGTCGCCACC
It contains:
- the exbD gene encoding TonB system transport protein ExbD; the protein is MGLHLNEGGDDLAENHEINVTPFIDVMLVLLIIFMVAAPLATVDIKVDLPASTAKPAPRPEKPVFVSVKADQKLYVGDDQVAAPDQLGPMLDAKTKGDKETTIFFQADKGVDYGDLMEVMNNMRAAGYLKVGLVGLETAAKK